Genomic DNA from Salvia miltiorrhiza cultivar Shanhuang (shh) chromosome 1, IMPLAD_Smil_shh, whole genome shotgun sequence:
GTATTACTGTCCAGGAAGAGTTGTCTAAATTGACTGATGAAGTCACTCGGTTGCATAATATGGTAGGTGTTTAATTTTCTTAGTTTATCTTTTCTCTTGGTGTCTTGGATGTTacttttttattgagattattaatCATATTTCAGATTGAAGAATTAAAGGCTGGGCATAGTGTTGTGGAGAATGAAAATGTAATTGCAGAAAGCAGGAAAGTAGATGTTTCTGAAGACCCAATCGACATGGAACGAAGAGGGAAAGTTAAAGATGCCATGATTCACGCGTGGAGTTCCTATGAAAAGTATGCTTGGGGCCATGATGAACTCCAGgtatgtttttatttgaatttgtggCTGTTCATGGATATGGTAATGCCTCTACAAATTGATTATACTGATGAGGATTTACGGTTGTCAGCCCCAAACAAAGAATGGTGTTGATAGCTTTGGTGGTCTTGGAGCAACTCTAGTTGATGCTCTAGACACGCTATACATAATGGGATTAGATGAGCAGTTCCAAAAGGCTAGAGAGTAAGTTCAGGATTCCCTTTATGGCCTTTATATTATGAGCAGTTAAGGTGGTTTTTCTATCTAAATATGTAAAGTTGATAAATATTTAGTAGAAACTCAAGCATCCATATAACCAAGCATGCCATCTAATATTAAGATCGATCTGCTGTAGTAGTACATGGCCCTCTCTGGAATAGAAGCGTGAAATCATGGGTTGATCATTACTATTTTTCAGATAGTAAGCATAATTCTGTTTTTCCTTGCACCATTCGGGATTTACATAACCATGTGCTTCTCAATCCGATTCCATAAAGTTGAGGTTTTAATTGGATTAGggaattaatgatattttaattcCTTGCCTTTTGTGTTTCTACTTGTGAGAGACTTGACTGAAGTACTCAATTTTTCATGGGAGCAACAAACGTCACTGTTTGTTCCTATTATTCCTTATGCATAGCAATTTTGTTGTTGCAGGTGGGTTGCACAGTCCCTGGACTTTAACAAGAATTATGAAGCCAGTGTCTTTGAGACAACCATAAGGTTGCTTTATAAGGTTTAATATGTCTTTATATTCCTCTAGTTGATTTTCTTACCTGAAGTTGATCTTCAAATCTGCTAATGAATCATAATCATTTCACAAGGAAAAGAAACATTCCTGAATGCTTACTTAAATTGTACTCTTATGTTTGTGACAATCCAGAGTCGTTGGTGGACTTCTCAGTGCATATGATCTATCTGGAGATAAACTTTTCCTTGAGAAGGCAAGGGATATTGCTGACAGGCTGCTGCCTGCATGGGATACTCCTTCTGGCATCCCCTTTAATATTATCAACTTGGCACATGGGAATCCACATAATCCTGGTTGGACAGGGGTAAGTAATTAGTATTTAACTTAGGAATTGCATACTATGTTGCTTTGCTAATAAAAATTATCCGTGATTCATGTTTGTATTTCCATGGTTTGGTTTTATTGAACAGTGCTGCTGAGTTATTTTACAATCTCGCATGTAAGCGACTGACATAATTCTTACTGTAGGGTGACAGCATTCTGGCAGATTCTGGCACGGAGCAGCTCGAATTTATTGCTCTTTCTCAGAGGACAGGGGATCCCAAGTATCAGCAGAAGGTTtcaatccctctctctctctctaatacacacacacacacatatttaTACTCGTATAGTAATATCCATCCCGTACTTTACTTATTGACGACCAATGCAGATGGTTATGGAGAGTTAACTATAAATGTAACTTCATTGAAGCATTATTATGATGGGATAGTGCGTTGTGTTCATGGGGTGtaaaactatatatatgtaatttcaGGATACTAATGGCAGGCGATCGCTTTCCTGTTAAACCTTGAGAATTTTATTTCCTCAAATTGATTATGTGATGTTTCAGGTGGAAAATGTCATTATAGAGCTAAATAAAACCTTCCCACCTGATGGTTTGCTCCCCATATATATCAATCCACACAAAGGATCTAGATCGTATTCAACCATAACTTTTGGAGCCATGGGGGACAGGTATGTCCTTTTACGGATATGAATTGACACCTCCTATTTTAGAATATATTTTCTTGTCTGAGCACGGATCAATTATGATGGTCAAAGGTGGTTCTATAAGGTTTTCTAACATTTGACGGAAGGACACGGAACTGTGCAGTTTTTATGAATACTTACTCAAGGTCTGGATACAAGGAAATAAGACCAGCACAGTCAAGCATTACAGGTAAATTACCCTAATCCAACAGATGTTTTATTCCACAGAGATACATATTTGTACATATATCACAGGTTTAAAACTATATGTAAGGCCTACAGTTTTGATGCACTTCATGTTTTACTCCTTTCAAGAACTTTCTGAGCAGCCACTGTTAAATATATTCCTAAAACAGGGAAATGTGGGAGACATCAATGATTGGTCTTGAAAGCTTGGTGCGGAGAACAACCCCGTCTTCTTTTACTTATCTCTGTGAGAAGATTGGAACATCTTTAATAGATAAGGTGGATTTTATAGTTTTTGGTATTAATAAGTGCATGATGTTTTCCTAACTTGTTGACTTTCAATAATTGATCTCGTCTATTATACATTTGCAGATGGATGAACTAGCATGTTTTGCACCAGGCATGATAGCATTGGGCTCTTCAGGTTATGCTCCTGATGAAGCCAAGAAATTTTTATCTCTGGCTGAGGAGGTAAACACGCCAAATTCTCACCGAAGCTTCTTGAGTGATAGGCCTGTGAGGTAGAGTGCCATCTACTGTTTTTATTGGATAATTTTGAACATCTTTGCAGCTAGCTTGGACCTGCTATAACTTCTACCAATCTACTCCGACGAAATTGGCTGGTGAAAACTACTTTTTCAATTCAGGGCAGGTGAGAGGATCTTTGATTTACTGTTTCTAAAATATTTCAAGAAATACTGAGTGTAAGGGATAATGTTTCTTTTCTGTTTTGTCTTCTTATATTTTAGGATATGAGTGTTGGAACATCATGGAACATATTAAGGCCGGAGACAGTCGAGTCACTCTTCTACCTCTGGCGTTTGACTGGAAACAAGACATATCAAGAGTGGGGATGGAATATCTTTCAAGCATTTGAAAAGAACTCCCGCACAGATTCTGGATACGTTGGATTAAAGGATGTGAGCATTCTTGACTTCATATAAATATTCTAAATCTTTCTTTTTCCTGTTATTTTAAAACTGAATATTCAGGAATATGCATATTTTCCCTTATGCGTATTATGACTTAGTGTTGCTAGAGCTCTATTTATATGCTTCAGAGTTATCGCTAGCCGTGTTAGGCGTCCTTTATATATGCCTGTCTGCGTTGGCCGTTAAATGCACAAACTACTTGTCTTCTTGAATGGTAATTTTTCCGATCATACCTGACTATTTGGTCTCTCGTTTCCCAGGTTAACACCGGTGTAAAAGATAACATGATGCAAAGCTTCTTCCTAGCAGAGACGCTGAAGTATCTGTACCTTCTCTTCTCACCTTCTTCAGTTATTTCACTTGACGAATGGGTTTTTAACACAGAAGCACACCCTATAAGAATTGTAACCCGGCATGACCATGCCGATGGGAAGTTGGGAGTCTCCGATGGTGACCATCTAGAAACCCGGTCACGTGCCAGGAGAGAAGGCCGTTTCCATGGCAACTAAGGTGACTTTAGATCTATTTCATTGCATATCATATAGGCTATAGCGCGGGAGGCCATAGCTACTAGATGTATTGAGGAGCGCTACAAAATTAATCGAGCATATGAAGAGACATCGAGGTGAAGAATAATATACAGGCTCATACAGATTTCTTTGTGCATTGCTTGGCCTCATAATAGAATAGCTTTTGATTTGTAACATAGAATTTCTAGAtaatgttgatgatttatgacACCTTTTTTGTATGTTAGTGAGAAATGTTACACAAATCTTGGCAAGAGAATGTATTATTTTGGAGATGGCTAATGTTTCAGAGATTTTCATTGCTTGAAGTTGAATTTATATCTACTTCAACTAAACCATTAATTCAAATCGAATGCCATCACCTTAAAATTTCAACACTTTTGGATTTTGCAGATTGTTTTATTAGGGAAAATCAAAATACTATATTTTGTCACAGTCTTACCCTTTTTTCAATAatgtcaaaattttaaaattttggcaAATTAGTAAAAACACTTCAATATTTATTCAGTAGTGTCGTCATACCTAAATTCCGAGAATTGGAAAATCAATGTGGCGCGAAATTTGGGACTCGTGAATTTATTGAAAAAACTATTGTaacattatatattaatttgtcaaaaaatagattgctttacattatttttaaaaaatggcaAATTATAGGTTGAGCATAAAAGAGTGGAGGTCAATGTCATGTCATGTCATTTTCTTggaataatatataaatatgtactATTAGAATGTTTATTTGAAAGTGAAGTTTTAATCGTGATAAAATTTATTAAGCATCATTATTTCTAACAATTATACTACTCACGTACTACATAttgaacaaaataaaaataaacaagatTTTTAATAAGCATGATTTATAAGTCTAATTATATAGCACACATTTTTTTAAGTAGATTTTTGAAGCGTATATATGCCCACAATTTTATAGTGCAATTAAACACTACCAATTTTACTCAGCTGAGAGAGAGTAGTGACTGAAGAATATGCTTTTCCTCCACAACTCCTCCGCCGCCCGCCGCCGGTAAACGTCTGAGCTTGACGGCAAAACCCTAGACTCTTTTCCGCTGGGAAGAAAACCCACGGGCCTCGCATTTGCCCACGTCATGCGTTAGCTGAATTCTCGATTTATTTTAGCTATTACTGTTACTACTATTTTCGAGCAGTAATGCGATcgtctcttcttctctctcgcCTCCGCCATGAACGAAGCCGTCAGTTCCTGTTCCGCTGCACCATTGCTCAGTTTCATGCCCCTCTCTCGTCGCGCGAGCCGGAAAAGGAACATACTAATTTGCAAGAAAACAAAATTGTTAATTCTGATAATGATTTTTCTTGCCCTCATGGGCGCGCTCAACGGCGGCGTTCAGCCGCAATCTCAAATTTCTTAGCGGCGAATTCTATGCCGAGAGTTGTTCCTCCGTCTAACTCGATTTTGCCCTTCACACGAAGTCAGTGAATTTTTTGTTCCTGTTTCTCGCTCTTTGTGGTTTGCGATATTGTGATATTGTAATTTGATAGTGGTATTGTATGCAGGTTTTTTCACGAGGGCTAAAAAGATTGAGAAGATTGCATCTATAGATCATGGGTATTTACTTTTTTGCTTAATCTAGTTTTTCTTGCTTTcgaatttctctctcttttttttttattgaagtTGGATAGAGTTTCTTGACTTCCAAAGTTAGGTCATCACATTTTTGGAGTTTGAGGATAAATAGGCAGAATGTGAGGTGGattatgaaaatttattatttacttGTGTATAGCTCTAGTGAAGTATCTCTTTAAGCATTCTTGTTGCTTTCCCCACGCCTCTTGAAGGAGTCATGGCAAAAATAGCTTAGGATATCTCTGCTTCCTCAGCTACTTTAGGTGTTTAGCATAGTTCGAACTTCGAACGAACCTCTTCCAGTGTCGGGGATATGGGATGTTCGTTAACCTATTTGAGTTTTTGTTCTGAACGCATCCTCTTCTTTTTACTGGTCGATGTTTTGGTTTGTTTTCTAATATGACATTGTTCCTTTAGCCAGCGAGCAGTCACAACTGCACTCTGGTGCAACTTTCTTGTTTTCTCTCTCAAATTTGGGGTCTGGTTATCCACCTCGAGTCATGTGATGTTGGCGGAAGTTATTCATTCAGTTGCAGATTTTGCAAATCAGGTACTTTGTTTGCTGTCTGAACGACATTCTCACTTTATTGTCAGCGTTTTTACCTACCTATGGTGCTGTGAATTTGATCTATGGTTTCCTTGTTATGACTCGCAGGCTCTTCTTGCTTATGGCTTAAGTAGCTCACGCCGGGCACCAGATGCTCTCCACCCGTAAGGCTTGCTCTGATTCTTCCATCTATATATCGTAAATAAGTTGTTAGCCTCATGCAGAGAGTTTAATGTAAGGTTTGAGGTGTCTAAAAATTATAAGGACCTTTTCCaagttttttgtaaaaaaatctCTGTGCTTTTCTTTGTAGTGTACCTTTAAGCCTTGACAAGACTTATCAACTttaattgtttttgttttttatgttatttttttgttttagtaTTAACTTCTTTTTATTAGATCTATTTTATTATAGTGTAGTAGATTTGTACTTTATACATGTCATGACGTGGGGCTGAATCTTGTTTATAATTATATCTCAGGTATGGTTATTCCAAGGAAAGATTTGTGTGGTCTTTAATTTCTGCTGTTGGTATATTTTGTCTTGGTTCTGGTGCTACGATTGTTCACGGAGTTCAAAATTTATGGACTGCTCAGGTAACAAAACTTTCAAGCTCAATTTGTAACACCAAGTGTTTCACTGCATTGCTTTCTTTATGCTATGAAATGGGGCTTTATTGATTGATATTATTTTCTCTTCAGCCCCCTGAGCACATTGAGTACGCTGCTCTCGTGATTGCTGGTTCTTTCCTTATTGAAGGTATTAGTCTTTGTTATTTGCTA
This window encodes:
- the LOC130989777 gene encoding mannosyl-oligosaccharide 1,2-alpha-mannosidase MNS1, with protein sequence MARSRSSISKWRFLNPAYYLKRPKRLASLLMLFVCATLVVWDRQTLVHEHEEELSKLTDEVTRLHNMIEELKAGHSVVENENVIAESRKVDVSEDPIDMERRGKVKDAMIHAWSSYEKYAWGHDELQPQTKNGVDSFGGLGATLVDALDTLYIMGLDEQFQKAREWVAQSLDFNKNYEASVFETTIRVVGGLLSAYDLSGDKLFLEKARDIADRLLPAWDTPSGIPFNIINLAHGNPHNPGWTGGDSILADSGTEQLEFIALSQRTGDPKYQQKVENVIIELNKTFPPDGLLPIYINPHKGSRSYSTITFGAMGDSFYEYLLKVWIQGNKTSTVKHYREMWETSMIGLESLVRRTTPSSFTYLCEKIGTSLIDKMDELACFAPGMIALGSSGYAPDEAKKFLSLAEELAWTCYNFYQSTPTKLAGENYFFNSGQDMSVGTSWNILRPETVESLFYLWRLTGNKTYQEWGWNIFQAFEKNSRTDSGYVGLKDVNTGVKDNMMQSFFLAETLKYLYLLFSPSSVISLDEWVFNTEAHPIRIVTRHDHADGKLGVSDGDHLETRSRARREGRFHGN
- the LOC130989787 gene encoding metal tolerance protein C4 — its product is MRSSLLLSRLRHERSRQFLFRCTIAQFHAPLSSREPEKEHTNLQENKIVNSDNDFSCPHGRAQRRRSAAISNFLAANSMPRVVPPSNSILPFTRSFFTRAKKIEKIASIDHGQRAVTTALWCNFLVFSLKFGVWLSTSSHVMLAEVIHSVADFANQALLAYGLSSSRRAPDALHPYGYSKERFVWSLISAVGIFCLGSGATIVHGVQNLWTAQPPEHIEYAALVIAGSFLIEGASLIVAIHAVRKGAAAEGMKVRDYVWRGHDPTAVAVMTEDGAAVTGLLIAGASLVAVNTTGNAIYDPIGSIIVGNLLGMVAIFLIQRNRHALIGRAIDDNDMKRVLHFLKNDPVVDSVYDCKSEVIGPGFFRFKAEIDFNGVVLVQNYLSRTGREEWAKQFREAAKENDDSTMFKIMSNYGEEVVTALGSEVDRLEKEIQEIVPGIRHVDIEAHNPIVPPSPPPP